A genomic window from Pseudomonas alcaligenes includes:
- the ftsE gene encoding cell division ATP-binding protein FtsE gives MIRFEQVGKRYPNGHVGLHELSFRVRRGEFLFVTGHSGAGKSTLLRLLLAMERPSSGKLLLAGQDLAQITNAQIPFLRRQIGVVFQNHQLLFDRSVFDNVALPLQILGLSKPDIAKRVGAALERVSLSDKAEQFPADLSTGQQQRVGIARAVVHRPALLLADEPTGNLDPRLAAEIMGVFEDINRLGTTVLIASHDLALIARMRHRMLTLQRGRLIGDGEAG, from the coding sequence ATCCCAATGGCCATGTCGGGTTGCACGAACTGAGTTTCCGCGTGCGCCGCGGCGAGTTCCTCTTCGTCACCGGCCACTCCGGCGCCGGCAAGTCGACCCTGCTGCGCCTGTTGCTGGCGATGGAGCGGCCGAGCAGCGGCAAGCTGCTGCTGGCCGGCCAGGACCTGGCGCAGATCACCAATGCGCAGATTCCCTTCCTGCGCCGGCAGATCGGCGTGGTGTTCCAGAACCACCAGCTGCTGTTCGACCGCTCGGTGTTCGACAACGTCGCCCTGCCGCTGCAGATCCTCGGCCTGTCCAAGCCGGACATCGCCAAGCGGGTCGGCGCGGCACTGGAGCGCGTGTCGCTGTCCGACAAGGCCGAGCAGTTCCCGGCCGACCTGTCTACCGGCCAGCAGCAGCGCGTCGGCATCGCCCGCGCGGTGGTGCACCGCCCGGCCCTGCTGCTGGCGGACGAACCCACCGGCAACCTCGACCCGCGCCTGGCCGCGGAGATCATGGGGGTGTTCGAGGACATCAACCGCCTCGGCACCACGGTCCTGATCGCCAGCCACGACCTGGCCCTGATCGCCCGCATGCGCCACCGCATGCTGACCTTGCAACGCGGCCGACTGATCGGCGACGGGGAGGCCGGCTGA